CTTATCTGATCCCTTGCGTCCCGTCAACTGTGATACTACTTACTGTCTTTGACGGCCCCCTTGCCAGTAGTATCACGAGTCCAAGCAATGTCCAAGAGATATCGCCAACTGCTCCCTATCCCTCCCAACGAAAACTCGCCCCCCAACTCGCATCCATCAGGATCTTCCTCGACTCCACGGTCCTCCAGCGACGAACCTTTGAAGCGGCAACGAATCGGAACACATCTAGCATGCAACTCGTGCCGTAAGAGGAAGATTCGTgtaagcttctcaagaaaAGCGGTAACCCATTTGGTCCCTGTTAACACGATTTGCCAAATAGTGCGACGGAAGAAAGCCCATGTGCGAGGCTTGTCGACGACGCGGCGAAAAGGCAGCATGTACCTACGCTGAGACTCAAAGTCCAGGCCAGACGAGTAAGGCAACGGAACAGATCCTGGGGCTGTTTGACATTTTGAAGACAGCACCCGAGGCGCAGGCCATCGATATTCTACGAGTCCTACGAAGCCACGCAGATCTCGATACAGCTGTGTCGATAATCAAATCGCGGATGACAAGAAACATCAGTGACTGTGAACGCTCCCATGAGCATCCTCGGTACCTGggtcttgaagctgagctcGTGGCAAGACATTCTCTCGCGTTTCCCGCGCTTCAACCCCTTGAATCTAGTATCTTGAAGTAAGCTGACTGGGTGTGAAAAGTCTCACCACTCGCCATCCGGCAACACAGCTGCGTTATCGCCAACTTTAGCTGACATTTAACAGGAAGTTCTTCAGCGTCAGCCGGGCATCATCGAGCACGCAAAACGACAAAAACACCCCGACAACCAACAGTGGCTCGAACCCATTCCCAGCCCATGATCCTACCCAGAGCCTGGAACCCCCCCTAAGTTCATGTGACGAACGACTAGAAGAACTAGATATTGGGTTTTGGACCTCTGTACCAATCGCCTCCGGCTTGGCAGCAAAAGCCATATCACTATATCTGGAGACTGACCACCCCTTATTGGGTCCCTTTGATCCTACCTTGTTTATGGAAGATCTGGTCCATTGTCGAACCAAATACTGCAGTAAACTACTGGTCAGTACCATTATGTACTGGAGCTGTGTGAGTGGCCTGGAAAGAGTGTGATGCTTGACTAGCCTTGCTGAGACAATGATAGCAAATGTACAGTGCGGTCGACTCTACTGTCCAGTCATTCATACCACAGTTTtgtgaagaggctgaaaaaCGCTGGTCCCTTGAAAAAGCGACAGATTCTCTGCTAAATCTTGCTGCAACACAACTGCTGGGCTTAGCATATCTGGGTAATGGAAAGGATCACTACGTCTTGACGTATGTATCTGAAGTGAATGCCATGGGCGCTCGTCTGGGGCTTTTTGGCGTCGAGCAAAGTGTTGCGATTTCGAAAGCAAAGCAAGTGAGCCCGGATCTACAAAGCGCGACATCGTATGCTGCTTGGGGGGCTTTTAATTGGATAGTGTGGGTTCAGAAAGTCGAGATCTCAGACAAGATCTGATGTTAACGTCCTCAGGCTTATGGCTTTGTTCTATCAACAACCTGGCCTCTCGTATCCCGAGCACCCCCCCTTAGTCCCAATACCAGGACATGAATGGCATAACCCTTCTGAGCCTAGTCCCGAGTCTCATCAGCAGAGATCTAAGCAGACATACATGGGGGACACGTTTCCAATTGTGTGTCGATTCTGGAGAATAATGCACGAGGTGACATTGAAATACTATCGTGACCAGCCTTTCCCGCGCGAAAGCCTCAGCAGTCACATTACACTCGCCTTTGCGGAATACAAATATCGAGAGTTGATGGCTTGGGCGGAAACACTGCCTCCATCTATGGTGCGTTCAGAGCAGAGTCCGCATCATGTTTTGGTCTTTCAGTACGTTTCGACTTTCTCGCCTCTTCCCAACAATAGTCCTTCTGTTAGAGCTAACCGAATGGCAGTATCTGGTTCCATGTCGCTATTCTATGTGTCCTTCGCCCATTTACAGTTCGTGCGAGGGACTCGCCGAAGCCACTACGACTGAAAACATTTCCCTGCAGGCGCAGCTCGCCTGACGCTGCATACAAGGCATCCGTGAATCAGCTCAAGCGTCTTGTGGTGGTATACCGAGAAAGACACGCATGTTCATCTTACACGATGTTGTGGCATACTGCTCTGATCCACATCGCCAATGCGATCCTTGGAGATACAAAGGATCCTGCCTGGCGCTTTTACCTATTCTTCTGTGTCGAAAGTTATGGAGAACTACGAGGAGCATTCCGATTTGCCGAAACCATCGGTCGTAGCATATTGTCCATGGCGCTTCAGCAAGGCGATCTATCCGCAGACGAAGCACGGAGACTAATGGTGCAGTTTGAGGAGAATAGGCTGACCAGTCCGTCGGAAGATATACGGGCGACTTTCATGGCTGATCTGAATCTTGCCATGACGGATCCCGAAGAAGCAAGTGTGGAGAGCCTGTCTGACAGGTTTGAGGACATTGCACTGTTTCGGGAGTTTACAAACGCGGGCGACTCAAGCGAGGATGAGCCGGTAGAGTCTGATGATAATACTTGGGACACATTGTGAGACGGAGCATTCAATGAATGGGATGATCAGTACCAATGACCAGAAGTGGCTTGTTGAGCAAACCACCACTGGCtcagaagcttcttgaaTAAGGTACCCTGAACAAGAAACCAGCAATGGAATTGGGTTCCGAGTCAAAATGATTAATAGAATAAGGCAACACATTACAATTGCCGTTGAgcaggagagggagaagaagaaggggaagTGCAATAAGCAGTACCAGTCGTGCTTTGACCAGTCGTGCTTTGAACATGAGACAATTGGTAACACTGGCGTCTATATGACAGTTGAACAAAAGGGAGGGGTTTGCGGCCAGCGTAACGAGGGGAACACCGCTGGACTAAAAGAGTGTATTTGCGATATGAACCTCTATGTTAGTAGTGCTTTATTCAGTTCGCCTCGGCTATGAACAAATACGGAACGGCTGATCAGCATCTGAATCAACCATTTCCGGGGAACAAGTGTTTTGATGGTTGGTACCATAAACCACAAAATGCCTGTTTTCGAAAGTCTGGAACCTTGGTCACTTGGGAATAGATACCTAGGCAGTCAATATCAATACTCCCATGGATTGACCTGGTTTGCGATGGGTCCATGGTTCGTCAGACTCGGCCGGTTTACGGGAAAATCGATAAACAAACCCttagaaagaaagagaaatagATTAATCTACTACCGACATGATCCTTCCCGGATGTTTTATATAAGCTCTTCTATGGCGCTTTGATGCACAGTGTGTTGAATCAGACAGAGTATTGAGGATGGGTagtatgtactccgtaggccTGCCAAAATCCCTCCAAGTCATATCATCAGTATGTTGAAGATTGGGATATCAAAGTGAACACCAGAATCTCGATAAGAAATGTCAGCCGAGCAAAGACCGACCAGGGATGGATGTTCCGTCATTTACTGAGCGTAATCAAGCGACGGGCTTGGCCCCAAATTCTTGTCTTACAACCTGAACTGctgaaataaaataaatttgaTGGGTCAACCACCAAACCCCTCATGTCACATATTCTTGGCTGCCGTGCTACCGAGACTTGCTCTTCACATTGTGATATTCTATTTCAAGAGATCGATAGGTATGTACGGATACTGCGTACATACCATTCAGATACAGGCTGGACTTGGCCCGTCTGGGTTTGGCACATCACATCTGGATCCCTCACGCTAACTCGGCCGCATCGACAGAGCCTTAGAGCTTGCAGAGGGTGGGGTTTAGGGCGGCCGTTCCAGGTCCGCGTCTGCTCGTATTGGCAAATCTCTACGCATAAGAGGCTagcttggacttggggaTGGCGGGTCGGAGGGGAATGGTTCAGCTGTGACCTGCTAATAATGGTGCAGTTGGGATGgcatgtatgtactgtataTCCGAGGTGCCCGATACGAGTTGAAAGGGTGAGTGGTATGCATTCATCTAACGATATTTCGAGAGGTGAAACATCCAAATGTTATCAAGAACAGTTAGTCAGTGACATTTCCTCCTCGTATCTCCATGGCTATGCCCGGGCTAACTAGAGGATTGGATGGGACTTTTTGAATGGCTCCCGCTTACGGAAAAAAGGTTCTTTTTATGATTAATTGGAGGTACGGATACTCAGGCTGACGATGTACCTCGAATTGCTACACGAGGGCAATTTACTGCCATTTGCTCAACCTCTTGTGCAGGAAAGCATCCAATGACTGGCAAATATATCATATACCTCCCAATATTTTTCTGTCAGCCCCCAATTGATCTCATTGTTGTCCTTGATCAACTCTTGCACTGAGCGCCCGACCTCCAACTTTTAAAGTTTCCATCCTCTGTGACCTTTGATACCTAAACtgacctaggtacctaggtaaaaaaaacaaaaataGGTACCTTGTGCACCTAAACTGGCTTTAGCTCtctctaccttacctacctcaAGGTAATCCCGCTtctaggtaaggtaatgcCTCACCCCTGCTTCTTTGTCGAGGTTCCTTCCTCTCTTATTAGGTTCCTAGCCATCCCAATCCTCGTATATGGATTCATTCGCAGGTAACCTCCGCCCACGTCTGTCTCCCTCTCTCCActtctcatcgtcatcctttCGCTcgtttctttctctttctatcTTTGCATCCTCATGAAGCTCGACACGTATCATCGTTGTCGTCTTTGAGCTCATTGCCGCTCTCGCTTCATCGTCGACATGCGCTTCCTGTCAACATCGAGATCAGAGCCAAGGCTCGGTGCAGGCGGCATCATCGCTGCACTGCTACTGACGCTCAATCGCTTTTCCTTGGCCTACCAACTGGATCCTAATTCGACGAGTGAGTTACACCGTGAAACAGTCGCCGAGCCGCTTGTTACTTTGTCCTCGATACCGTGCATTCTGACGTAGAAACTCAATTCAGGTTCGATTAAATCGATTGCCAAATCAATCGCCAAGGATATGGTTGGCATGTATCATGGCGACGAACCCGGACAAACACCAGGTCTACTACCTGATCCTTATTATTGTACGGACACGTTCCCCAAATCGACATTGCTCCATCTGTTGATACTGACAATTCCTGCCAGGGTGGTACGCTGGCGCCTTTATGGGAACACTCGTCGATTATTGGGCGTACACCGGAGATTCTCAATATGTCGAAATCACCAAACAGGCACTTCTTTTCCAGGTCGGCGATCACGACGATTATATGCCTATTAACCAGACAAGAACCGAAGGAAATGATGATCAGGGATTCTGGGGACTTACTGTCATGTCGGCTGCCGAGTACAACTTCCCCCACCCTGCAGAAGACCAGCCACAATGGCTTGGACTTGCACAAGCCGTCTTCAATACCCAGGCAGCTCGGTGGGATACAGAGCATTGCAATGGCGGTTTGAGATGGCAAATCTTTCAGGTTAGTGATTCAATTATGTATATTTTCGGACTTGCGCCATCATCACCTGTCAAAATCTTCGTGGCGTCACTGGGGTGCCTAGCGTCAAATGTTTATCATGAGTCGAAATTGGTATTCATGGGCTAACAACCGATTGCAGTGGAATAGGGGTTACGACTACAAGAATTCAATCTCTCAAGCTTGTTTCTTTGCTCTAGGTGCCCGCCTCGCTCTCTTCACTGGCAATAGCAGTTATGCCGACTGGGCAGATAGAACATGGGACTGGATGGAAGCAGTCGAGTTCATTGACCCCAAGAGTTGGTACGTTTATGACGGTGCTCATATCGGCAATAACTGCACGAAACTCGTCCCCTATCAATTCTCTTACAACGCGGGCGGCATGATTCTCGGCGCTGCTGCCATGTACAACTTTACCGAAAGCCAGGTCTGGAAGGATCGCCTCGACAATCTTCTTGTGGGCGCCAAAGTCTTTTTCTCGGGGCCTGAAAAGAACATCATGACAGAGGTAGCCTGTGAGCCCGTGAAACTTTGCAACCTCGACCAGAAGTCTTTCAAGGCATATCTGAGCCGCTGGCTTGCTGTCACTACGCAATGGGCTCCCCATACTCGCGACACTATCATGCCCCTTTTGCGTGCTTCCGCTGTTGCAGCCACTGACAAGTGCACGGGAGGCGACAACAATCGAATGTGTAGTCTCTACTGGACCAAGGACAAGTTCGAGGGCGAAGTCACCATTGGTCAACAAATGGCCGCATTGGAAGTTACTCTTGCCTGCATGATCCAAGATCGACCGGCCCCGTTAACGAAGGACACTGGAGGAACCAGCAAAGCCAACCCTGGCGGCGGTGCCGAAGACGTTGGGCGAACGACCCCTGATTTGGATTATAAACCTTTACCTGCCGGTGATAAGGCTGGTGCCGCCATTATTACCATTTTGATTCTCGCCGGCCTCCTCGCCGGTATGTTCTGGATATTCTTTGACGAAACATCAGACAGTGGTCCCATTGATCAGTTTCGGAGTTTTGGATCCTCAGCCGCTGCTGTCGTTGCCGCTTTGGCTGCTGGTGGGGGCGCAGCCGCGGTATTGGGACataagaagggcaagaaggataTCAACGAGAAGACTGCGGCGGTCTTTGCGACATCAAGCAATGGCAGCTcccaagaaaacaccaacagccgCCCTGTTACAAACGATGCGCCAGCCGGCGTTACCAATCAAAGTCAGGGGCAACATCGCCGGGTGTCTAGTATGCCTTTGGGGTGGCCACAAAACCCAGCAATGAGAGGAAGCACTCTATATGACTCTGAGGGAATTTATCCAGCGTCAGCCTCGGCGCGGCAATCTCGAGGGGACTGGGCAGTAGGAGGAGGTATTGGCGAATCAAGCAGTGCTGCAGGAAGTTCGGCTGGTGGCAATAGAAGCTACACGCAACAGGAGAACGCGACAGGCGACACCACTCCAGGCACCGAGGAACCTGGTCTATCACACGATATGAACAGTAATAGTGCCGCCCACACCGCCGAATTGGGCGTGAGTCAACGTGAAGCTCCAGGACCTATTGGGGTAGCACAGTGAGCTTTTCCTGTGCTGGATAATCATCTTTTCTTAATCAAAGAGGTCGAGACTTACGACATTCTTGGCAATACACGCTCAAATAGGGTTTAACGAATGCTTGTGGCATTTTGGGGGCGTTTTGACGGTTACGGCGCATATCGGTTGACAGCCTGTCGGCGCAGGCTTTTGagtattatctatattacTTGGACTGGGGTGCCATAAGAAAGAAGGCTCCTAGCTACAACGGCAGAGTCGAGGTGTCACGcaattaaataaaaactcACAGGTGTCTGTCCTTTCTGACAAGATACTATATATGGCTCAGAACAAGAGTAGTGCACGCTTATTTCACGCAGATATTTGGCTGGTGCTATAATTTGTCGTATTTTCTGTCATCATTTCAACAATTTaatatcatcaacaaacacaTTCTCACAGCAATCTGCTATGCCATCAAATCAGCCGCTCATGAACTTTAGGTGCTCGTGCTATTGAAGGTGCCTTGTGGTATGTTTCATGAAGCGCCTGTGTCTCCCGTTCAATGAACTGATCGAACGTGCTCAGCGGGACCCCCCAtacttcaacttcttccttGGTCGCAAGATTGGCCATGTCTCTCATGACAAGCTGGCCTGCTATGAAAGGGTTGGTGGCTTTCTGATCCATTATCTCTTCATCAGAAAGGTACTCTCCCTTGAGATCCCTTCCCACGGCTTTGGAGAGCTTCTGTAAAATGGTTTCCACTTCAATCCACTCATCGGCATACGTGATCTCCCTTCCATGAAACTTGGCTGGGTGTAGAAATGCTTCGCCACCAAACTTTCCGATAGTGACTGTATCAGTCAAGGGGAGAACAGTGTTAGGTTTCATAGCAGTTGCGAAGACTCCTTTGTCAACGAAGTCGGGATACATCCTGACAAAAGGTTCGACATAGTTCGCCATGAAAGCTCCCGGGCGCAAGATTGTCCAGTACTGGAAGCCTGCATCGCGAGTCTGGTTTTCGATTGCATGCTTATTGCGCATGATTATATCAGTGAAGCTTCCTGGCTCCATGGCAGTCAGTTGGTCGGGATTGCCAGCGCTGAAGCcgcttgagaagatggcatgCTTGACGCCAGCTTCTTTGCCACTATTCAAAACGTTGGCTGCCCATCGCCTCTCAGCAGTGAGGTCTGTGAAGTCGGGCATAAGGACAAGAAAGAGGCCTGTACAGCCCTTCATGGCCTCTCTGAGAGCCGCTTTGTTGTCATAGTCTCCAGGAATAAGCTTGACCCCAATAGTCTCAAGAGCTTTGGCCTTATCAGAGTTAGGATCGCGGGCAAGGGCGTGGACGGCAATGCCCTTGGATCGCAGGTAGCGAGCGACAGAGCCTCCCTGACAACCTGTTGCTCCTGAGACGAATATTTGAGGGGTAGACATTTCCAAGTTGTTATCTAAATGATGTCCAGGGTGTGTAAAGTTAGCTAGGTGGCGTGCAGATGATATGTGAGGTCAACTATTCAATCTCTTCGAAGTACCACAGGCCCTCATTATATAGAAGATACCCACGGAGCTATCCCGTAGACTGCTTCAGCCCGTCGCCGGAGATCCGCTTCTCATGGTAGATCCGCTATTCTCGCGGAGCCGGAACCTCTTCTTAGACGGTGGAGGGCGGAACTCCGCCCGATTAATCGCCGTCAGATTATCAGCTTCCAACATCATAATCGTTAGTATCACTAATTTTTCCGCGCATGGTGAACCACTACAGCTTGTCTTTTCTAATATGTCTCTTACCGCTCGAGAACGCCGCAACCCTCCAAGTCGGCGGAAGTCATGTACTGCTTGCACCAAGGCGAAGCGGCGTTGCGACTTTGCTCTACCCGCATGTCTCCGATGCTCTCAGAGACAGATATTTTGCCAGTATCCCACAAGGACGATACGGGGACAGTTGACCCCTCAGTCTGAATCGCCCGAGACAGTACCACATTGTCTGTTGAGTACTAGTGAAACGTCCCCTCAAGTTTTTGGCAGCATTCCCATCAGCGAGTCCATTATTGAAGATTTCAATACCATCATCTCAAGAATTGATGCAAGCTCTAATGACCTGGATACGTTTGATCTCCCACTAGAAGATGTGGCACTTGAACTTGCTCAACAGCCTTTGGCATTAACTGGCCCGTCAACACAAGATTTTGGCAATGTCTCAGCACATATCTTGAATCGCCTTCAGTGGGCTGTTGACGAGATCAAAGAAGCCCCAAAGAAGATGGTTCTTGAGAATCAAACGCCGTGGTGTCATCCACTCCTCTATAAAGATGCCATGCCCCAGTCTATGCAGGGTAAAGATCAGAGCTCAACTGTCGTCTGCACTCACTAACATTGACGCAGATGCCCACTCCTCCTGTGCGTTATACCTGGCCAAGAACCGCGTCAATTCTCCCATCATATTTCGTAGCATAGAATCTCGCGTCAACGACCTGCTCTCAGCGCCGCCACCGATAACGCCCCTGGACTGCCTAGCTCATACCCAGGCTCTCATCCTTTACCAGATAATAAGGCTCTACGACGGCGACATAGGTGCTCGTACCTCAGCAGAGCGAATTATCCCAGCCATAGAGGCTTCCGCGATGTCATTGTTCTCCTATGCCCAATTTGGCATCGAGGGCACGCCTGGTACGCTTCCGCTATACCCTATAGCCCCGACAAAGGCCTTCTGGCAAGATTGGATTCTCCAGGAGTCACTGCGCCGGACTCTCTTATTCTCATT
The window above is part of the Fusarium musae strain F31 chromosome 6, whole genome shotgun sequence genome. Proteins encoded here:
- a CDS encoding hypothetical protein (EggNog:ENOG41), producing the protein MLWHTALIHIANAILGDTKDPAWRFYLFFCVESYGELRGAFRFAETIGRSILSMALQQGDLSADEARRLMVQFEENRLTSPSEDIRATFMADLNLAMTDPEEASVESLSDRFEDIALFREFTNAGDSSEDEPVESDDNTWDTL
- a CDS encoding hypothetical protein (EggNog:ENOG41~CAZy:GH76); this translates as MRFLSTSRSEPRLGAGGIIAALLLTLNRFSLAYQLDPNSTSSIKSIAKSIAKDMVGMYHGDEPGQTPGLLPDPYYWWYAGAFMGTLVDYWAYTGDSQYVEITKQALLFQVGDHDDYMPINQTRTEGNDDQGFWGLTVMSAAEYNFPHPAEDQPQWLGLAQAVFNTQAARWDTEHCNGGLRWQIFQWNRGYDYKNSISQACFFALGARLALFTGNSSYADWADRTWDWMEAVEFIDPKSWYVYDGAHIGNNCTKLVPYQFSYNAGGMILGAAAMYNFTESQVWKDRLDNLLVGAKVFFSGPEKNIMTEVACEPVKLCNLDQKSFKAYLSRWLAVTTQWAPHTRDTIMPLLRASAVAATDKCTGGDNNRMCSLYWTKDKFEGEVTIGQQMAALEVTLACMIQDRPAPLTKDTGGTSKANPGGGAEDVGRTTPDLDYKPLPAGDKAGAAIITILILAGLLAGMFWIFFDETSDSGPIDQFRSFGSSAAAVVAALAAGGGAAAVLGHKKGKKDINEKTAAVFATSSNGSSQENTNSRPVTNDAPAGVTNQSQGQHRRVSSMPLGWPQNPAMRGSTLYDSEGIYPASASARQSRGDWAVGGGIGESSSAAGSSAGGNRSYTQQENATGDTTPGTEEPGLSHDMNSNSAAHTAELGVSQREAPGPIGVAQ